The Helicobacter jaachi DNA window GTGGGCGTGCAGTATTGCCATATTTGTGGGGATAGAATCTCACATATGAGTCAAACTGATGTGATTAAGCAGATTCTATCTTTGCCTTTAGAATCTAAGCTTACCTTGCTTGCTCCGATTGTGAAAGAAAAAAAAGGCAGCTTTGCTGATAAGATAGAATCTTTACGCCAAAAGGGCTATGTGCGCGCTATGGTTGATGGCGTGATTGTGCGGCTTGATGAGGAATTTGAGCTTGCAAAAAATAAAAAGCATACTATTAAAGTAGTTATTGATAGAGTTACGCTAAATCCTGATAATCACACGCGTATTGCGCAGGGTGTGGAGAAAGCACTCAAAGAATCTTATGGCGAGATTGAAGTAGAGCTTGTGCATAATGATGAAAAAAAGCTTTTGCATTATTCTTTGCATTTTGCTTGCTTTAAGTGCAAGGTGAGTTTTGAGGAGCTAGAGCCGCTAGCCTTTTCGTTTAATTCTCCTAAAGGCGCGTGCGAGGATTGTTTGGGACTTGGAGCAAAATATGCTATTGATATTAAAAAGATTTTGGATAAATCACAGCCACTTAATAAGGGTGGGATTAAAATTATTTTTGGCTTTAATCGCAATTATTATGCGGAGCTTTTTTATGCCTTTTGCAAGAGCGCAAAGATTAATCCGGCTAAAAGCTTTGAGGATTTGACAAGCCAGCAGCAAAGCGCGCTTTTATATGGCTGCAATGAGGAAGTTGAAATCACTTGGAAAAGTAGCAAATTAAAGCGACCTTGGAAGGGGATTTTGCAAATTGCGTATGATATGTTTAAGGACGATAAAGATTTGGGTGATTACACCACTGAAAAAATATGCCCCACTTGTCATGGTAGCCGCCTGAAACTGCCATCTTTAAGCGTGAAAGTCGCAGGGCTTGGCATAGGGGAGCTTATAAGTATGCCCATTGAAAAGGTGCATACATTTTTTGCAGATGATATGCGCTTTAATTATTTAAGCGAGCAAGAGCATTTCATCGCTCAACCTATTTTAAAAGAAATCCGTGAGAGGCTATTTTTTCTCTATGATGTGGGGTTAGGTTATCTCACATTGGGGCGTGATGCTAGAAGCATTAGCGGTGGGGAGTCTCAACGCATACGCATAGCCTCGCAAATTGGCAGCGGGCTAACAGGCGTGATGTATGTGCTTGATGAGCCAAGTATCGGGCTGCATGAGCGCGACACTCTGCGTCTTATTAAGACATTAAAAAGCCTGCAAGAAAAGGGCAACAGCGTGATTGTTGTAGAGCATGATAAAGAGACAATTTTACATGCTGATTTTGTGGTGGATATTGGACCTGAAGCGGGTCTAAGAGGCGGGGAAGTGGTCTTTAGCGGTAGTGTGAAAGAGCTTTTAAAATCTCAAACGCTCACAGCAGATTATATTAAAGGCGCAAAAATTATCTCCTATCCCCATAAGCGCACTATTAAGCAATGGCTAGAGCTTAAAAATGTAAATATTAATAATATTAAAAATCTCCATGTGAAAATACCATTAT harbors:
- the uvrA gene encoding excinuclease ABC subunit UvrA, with product MKDYNHIHITGAREHNLKNINLSIPKNKLVVFTGLSGSGKSTLAFDTLYAEGQRRYIESLSSYARQFLDKVGKPDVDKIEGLTPAIAIDQKTTSKNPRSTVGTITEIYDYFRLLYARVGVQYCHICGDRISHMSQTDVIKQILSLPLESKLTLLAPIVKEKKGSFADKIESLRQKGYVRAMVDGVIVRLDEEFELAKNKKHTIKVVIDRVTLNPDNHTRIAQGVEKALKESYGEIEVELVHNDEKKLLHYSLHFACFKCKVSFEELEPLAFSFNSPKGACEDCLGLGAKYAIDIKKILDKSQPLNKGGIKIIFGFNRNYYAELFYAFCKSAKINPAKSFEDLTSQQQSALLYGCNEEVEITWKSSKLKRPWKGILQIAYDMFKDDKDLGDYTTEKICPTCHGSRLKLPSLSVKVAGLGIGELISMPIEKVHTFFADDMRFNYLSEQEHFIAQPILKEIRERLFFLYDVGLGYLTLGRDARSISGGESQRIRIASQIGSGLTGVMYVLDEPSIGLHERDTLRLIKTLKSLQEKGNSVIVVEHDKETILHADFVVDIGPEAGLRGGEVVFSGSVKELLKSQTLTADYIKGAKIISYPHKRTIKQWLELKNVNINNIKNLHVKIPLSQFVCVTGVSGSGKSSLILQTLLPVAQELLNNAKKVQKCDGVEIMGLEYLDKVIYLDQSPIGRTPRSNPATYTGVMDDIRALFAEVKESKLRGYSVGRFSFNVKGGRCEKCQGEGEIKIEMHFLPDVMVKCDACKGAKYNPQTLEIAYKGKNIADVLDMSVDSALEFFAKVPRIASRLQTLQDVGLGYITLGQNAITLSGGEAQRIKLAKELSRKDTGKTLYVLDEPTTGLHFADVDRLTKVLHHLVDLGNSVIVIEHNLDMIKNADYIIDIGPEGGFGGGKIVDCGSVAHISHNHTKTGSYTGKFLAQELARDKQLQKGKK